A window of Rufibacter tibetensis genomic DNA:
GGTGATGGAGAAAGCAGTTAGGGAAGGGGTTAAGCACATAAGCTACGAGGAGACAGGCAAATTGCCGCATTATGAGATGAGATTGCCTAAAGGGGACTTCTTGGAAAAGTATTCCGACCAGATCGAGGAGAGGATAAACAAGCTCATGACCAATGTGTATGACTCCAATTGGCTGGGTGACTTGCTGCTCAAATTAGCCGCCAATAGGTTCGATGACAGAGCCGCTGAAAAGGTAATCAAAATAATAAAGGATGATTTGGTCAAGCGCAAGCTGGTAAAGCGTTGAGGTTTCCCCTTTTACGGTCAACTGATGTTTGATTAAAAAGTATGATTACCTCCATATTAGACATGCACTAGGTTCTTGTGTAAAGTTTGGTAAGCACTTCTAAATGGAAGCCATACATAATTATTGATCTATCAGTATGAAAACTCTGCTAATACTGGCCGAAGCCACACTGGTCATATTCATGTCTGCATCCTGTAATACCCACTCTAAACTTAATTCCAATAATCATATGAACGAAGAAGTAACAAAAACAGGGGGAGGTGACCTCAGTGACCAGGATAAGATGTTTCTGGAGATTGCCGGCAGTGCAGGTATCATGGAGGTAGAGTTAGGGAAGATGGCCGTAGAGAAAGGCACTCGCAGGGAAGTAGTTGAGTATGGGGGGATGATGGTCAAGGAGCACACCGAAGTCAATCAGAAATTCCGTAAGCTTCTTGAAAGACTGGATGTCGAGATTCCCGAGGGGATGAATGAGAGAAACACCCAAACGGTTAAGGAGCATGCTGCATTAAGCGGCAAAGAGTTCGATGAAAGGTATGTGCAGACGATTGTAGAGGACCATAAGCTAGCTACCGAGATGTTTAAGAAAGCTTTATCCGTGGCAAAGAATGAAAATTATAAGGAATTCCTGTCTTCGATGATTCCTATCGTAGAGATGCACTACCACATGGCACAGAGGCTTCAAAAATGAATTTGCTAGAACTGAAGCGAATGTAAGCGCAAAACCTGCGGAAACAAACTGCAAAAAGGATATTTGAAGTAAGGGTTATTTTGAGCTAAATATCTTTCGGATTCGTCTTGTACACACTCACGTTACTAAATAATCACTTAAACTTTCAGGTCAAGGTGCCTCACAAATGCCTCCTATAAACATTGTACCAGTTTGATTTGTGAGATGGCTACTTAAGACGCTTTTATAATCAACCACATGGGAATAGACTATAAATATTTCTAAAGAATATTGA
This region includes:
- a CDS encoding DUF4142 domain-containing protein translates to MNEEVTKTGGGDLSDQDKMFLEIAGSAGIMEVELGKMAVEKGTRREVVEYGGMMVKEHTEVNQKFRKLLERLDVEIPEGMNERNTQTVKEHAALSGKEFDERYVQTIVEDHKLATEMFKKALSVAKNENYKEFLSSMIPIVEMHYHMAQRLQK